One Xiphophorus hellerii strain 12219 chromosome 1, Xiphophorus_hellerii-4.1, whole genome shotgun sequence DNA segment encodes these proteins:
- the gpr157 gene encoding G-protein coupled receptor 157: MANGNQTEVYLSERVVVLCTCALSFLGSSLIILTHIIWTDLRTTPRRLLVFLSVTDWLSAVSYAFGVWSVFRSDSTECVAQGAISTFSNTSSFFWTVSIAVYLYVFIVRSSQRVADSLVVLFHLVSWGVPLVITVTAVCLNKIGYDASEVSVGWCWVRIEAPDRVLWMLLTGKIWELLAYLTLPVLYILIKRHIHRAHAALSEYRPILATRPPSQSFSSMADVKLTLIPIIFIVLRIWSTVRFMLLLANSPVRQNPVLVTLHGIGNTSQGAANCVMFVFFTQPIRSRLCTTLCCCCSNCRA, from the exons ATGGCCAACGGGAACCAGACAGAGGTGTATTTGTCAGAGCGGGTGGTGGTGTTGTGTACCTGCGCGCTGTCCTTCCTGGGCTCCTCTCTCATCATCCTCACACACATTATCTGGACGGACCTGAGGACCACCCCGCGGAGGCTGCTGGTGTTCCTCTCGGTGACCGACTGGCTGTCGGCCGTCTCCTACGCCTTCGGAGTCTGGAGTGTTTTCCGCAGCGACTCGACCGAGTGCGTCGCTCAGGGAGCCATATCCACTTTCTCGAACACCAGCAGTTTCTTCTGGACCGTGTCCATCGCCGTGTACCTCTACGTCTTCATCGTCAGGTCCAGCCAGAGGGTCGCCGACAGCCTGGTAGTGCTCTTCCACCTGGTCAG ctgggGCGTTCCTCTGGTCATCACTGTCACCGCTGTGTGCCTCAACAAGATCGGCTACGATGCATCGGAGGTGTCTGTGGGCTGGTGCTGGGTCAGGATCGAGGCTCCGGATCGGGTCTTGTGGATGCTGCTGACTGGAAAGATCTGGGAGTTGCTGGCCTACCTCACTCTTCCTGTGCTCTATATCTTGATTAAGAGGCATATCCACAGAGCG CATGCGGCCCTGTCAGAATACCGTCCCATCTTGGCCACCAGACCTCCGTCGCAGTCCTTCTCCTCCATGGCAGATGTCAAGCTAACTCTCATCCCCATCATCTTCATCGTCCTGCGCATCTGGAGCACGGTGCGcttcatgctgctgctggctaACTCTCCGGTCAGACAGAACCCGGTGTTGGTCACACTACAC GGTATCGGTAACACGTCTCAGGGAGCAGCCAACTGCGTCATGTTTGTGTTCTTTACTCAGCCCATCCGCTCTCGTCTCTGCACTACgctctgttgctgctgctccAACTGTCGAGCATGA